From one Lycium ferocissimum isolate CSIRO_LF1 chromosome 5, AGI_CSIRO_Lferr_CH_V1, whole genome shotgun sequence genomic stretch:
- the LOC132058251 gene encoding bidirectional sugar transporter N3-like, protein MAFSADHWAFAFGVLGNIVSFIVFLSPIPTFYKVYKKKSTEGYQSIPYVVALFSSMLWIYYAFLKTNTTLIITINSFDVFIEIIYVGFYLFYAPKIARVQTIKMLLISVVGGFGVIVLGTQFLFKGAARGQAIGWICLVFSLCVFVAPLGIVRQVIKTKSVEYMPLLLSVFLTLSAVMWFFYGLLVKDINIAIPNVLGFILGILQMVLYVIYNKKEKTILKEQKISEIRKPAVISLDEENKKFPELTEEQIIDIVKLGSLISSGKIHVASCLQDTTCASAKVENTPKLQTVEV, encoded by the exons ATGGCTTTTTCTGCAGATCACTGGGCTTTTGCTTTTGGTGTCCTAG GTAACATCGTCTCCTTCATCGTGTTCCTTTCTCCAAT CCCCACATTTTATAAAGTTTACAAGAAGAAATCAACGGAAGGGTATCAATCAATTCCATATGTGGTTGCTCTCTTCAGTTCCATGCTTTGGATTTACTATGCATTTCTCAAGACAAACACTACCCTTATCATCACTATAAACTCCTTTGATGTCTTCATTGAAATTATTTACGTTGGTTTCTACCTTTTCTACGCACCTAAAATTGCCAGG GTCCAAACAATAAAGATGCTCCTAATATCAGTGGTGGGTGGCTTTGGTGTTATTGTTCTGGGCACCCAATTTCTATTCAAAGGTGCTGCTCGTGGGCAAGCGATTGGATGGATTTGCCTTGTGTTTTCCTTATGTGTGTTTGTAGCACCCTTAGGCATAGTG AGACAAGTAATCAAAACAAAGAGTGTGGAATACATGCCATTACTTCTGTCGGTTTTTCTCACCTTAAGTGCTGTCATGTGGTTCTTTTATGGTCTTCTCGTAAAAGACATTAACATTGCT ATTCCAAATGTATTGGGATTCATCCTAGGAATTCTCCAAATGGTGCTTTATGTAATTTACAATAAAAAAGAGAAGACTATCTTAAAGGAGCAGAAAATTTCAGAGATACGGAAGCCCGCAGTCATTTCCTTGGATGAGGAAAATAAGAAGTTTCCAGAACTTACAGAGGAACAAATAATTGACATAGTGAAGCTTGGTTCACTGATTTCCTCGGGCAAAATTCACGTGGCTTCGTGTCTGCAGGATACTACATGTGCATCAGCTAAAGTTGAGAATACTCCCAAGCTGCAAACTGTGGAAgtctaa
- the LOC132056221 gene encoding bidirectional sugar transporter N3-like, producing MAFSAYHWAFGFGVLGNIVSFIVFLSPIPTFYKIYKKKSTEGYQSIPYVVALFSSMLWIYYAFLKTNTTLIITINSFGVFIEIIYVGFYLFYAPKNARVQTIKMLLISVVGGFGVIVLGTQFLFKGAARGQAIGWICLVFSLCVFVAPLGIVRQVIKTKSVEYMPLLLSVFLTLSAVMWFFYGLLVKDINIAIPNVLGFILGILQMVLYVIYNKKEKAIIKEQKLSEIQKPAVIFLDEKTKKFPELTEEQIIDIVKLGSLISSGKIGVASCLQDTTCASAKVEDTPKLQTVEA from the exons ATGGCTTTCTCTGCATATCATTGGGCTTTTGGTTTTGGTGTCCTTG GTAACATCGTCTCGTTCATTGTGTTCCTTTCTCCAAT TCCcacattttataaaatttacaaGAAAAAATCAACAGAAGGGTATCAATCAATTCCATATGTGGTTGCTCTCTTCAGTTCCATGCTTTGGATTTACTATGCATTTCTCAAGACAAACACTACCCTTATCATCACTATAAACTCCTTTGGTGTCTTCATTGAAATTATCTACGTTGGTTTCTACCTTTTCTACGCACCAAAAAATGCCAGG GTCCAAACAATAAAGATGCTCCTAATATCAGTGGTGGGTGGCTTTGGTGTTATTGTTCTGGGTACCCAATTTCTATTCAAAGGTGCTGCTCGTGGGCAAGCGATTGGATGGATTTGCCTTGTGTTTTCCTTATGTGTGTTTGTAGCACCCTTAGGCATAGTG AGACAAGTAATCAAAACAAAGAGTGTGGAATACATGCCATTACTTCTGTCCGTTTTTCTCACCTTAAGTGCTGTCATGTGGTTCTTTTATGGTCTTCTCGTAAAAGACATTAACATTGCT ATTCCAAATGTATTGGGATTCATCCTAGGAATTCTTCAAATGGTACTCTATGTAATTTACAATAAAAAAGAGAAGGCTATAATAAAAGAACAGAAACTTTCAGAGATACAAAAGCCTGCAGTCATTTTCTTGGATGAGAAAACTAAGAAGTTTCCAGAACTCACAGAGGAACAGATTATTGACATAGTGAAGCTTGGTTCACTAATTTCCTCGGGAAAAATTGGCGTTGCTTCGTGTCTGCAGGATACTACATGTGCATCAGCTAAAGTTGAGGATACTCCCAAGCTGCAAACTGTAGAAGCCTAA